ACGTGACCCTGGCCAGGCGCTGCGGACTGCTGCACGACATCGGCAAGGCCGTGGAAGGCGGCCCGGAAGGCGCGCACGGAGAACTGGGGAGATCGGTTGCCGAGAAGTACGGAGAACCGTCCGAAGTGCTGGAATGCATTGACGCCATCCACGGAAACCCGGAAGAGACCACCCCCATGGCCGTCGTGGTCAGAACCGCCGACGCCCTCTCCATGTCCAGGCCCGGCGCGCTCAGGGAACCGCTGGAAAAGTACGTCCGCCGGCTCCGGGAGATGGAACGGCTGGTGAGCTCCTTCGACGGCGTATCCAGAGCCTTCGTCATGAAGGCGGGAAAAGAAGTGCGGGTCATGATCGATCACGAGGAAGTCGACGACCTCCGCGCGGTCCAGCTCGCCACGGAAATTGCCCGCAAGATCCAGGCCCGGATGGAATACTCGGGCCAGATCAAGGTGACGGTCATCCGGCAGACCCGGGCGGTCGAAATCGCCAGGTAGGGGTGTTGCCGGAACAGGCGAGGGAGGAAGGCCAGGCTTGGTGAACGAGGACGACAACAGCGTATTGACCGTAACCGAACTGACCGCGGGGATCAAGTCGCTCCTCGAAGAATCGTTTCCCTACGTGTCGGTATCCGGTGAAATCTCCAACTACAAGCGGCACTCGTCCGGTCATGCCTACTTCTCGCTGAAGGACGACCGCAGCCAGTTGCGTTGCGTCATGTGGCGGTCGGCGAACCGCAAACTGACCTTCGAACCCGAAGACGGCATGGAGGTCCTGGCGCGGGGCGCCCTTTCCGTCTACGACGTGCAGGGACAGTACCAGCTCGTCGCCCAGCAATTGAAGCCCGTGGGCGCGGGCGCGCTCCAGGCGGCCTTCGAGCGGTTGAAGGCCAAGCTCGAGAAAGAAGGCCTGTTCCGCGAGGAACACAAGCAGGCGCTGCCTTCCTTCCCGGAGCGGGTGGGCGTGGTCACCTCCGCGTCCGGCGCCGCGATCCGGGACATCATTCAAGTCCTGCGCCGGCGCGCGCCGTGGGTCTCGATCATTCTCCGGCCGGCACCCGTGCAGGGCGAAGGCGCCGCGGCGGAAATCGCGGCCGCCATCGAAGAGTTGAACGACTACGGCGCGGTGGACGTGCTGATCGTCGGCCGGGGAGGCGGATCGGTGGAGGACCTGTGGGCGTTCAACGAAGAGGCGGTGGTCCGGGCGGTCTTCCAGTCCCGGATCCCGGTGGTCTCCGCCGTGGGACACGAAACGGACTACACGCTGACCGACTTCGCGGCCGATCTCCGGGCGCCCACGCCGTCGGGCGCGGCTGAAATCGTCGTCCGCGATCTGCGGGAATTGAAGGACCGGTCGGAGGCCGTGTTGAGACGGCTTTGCGGAAGCATGACGGGGTACCTGGACCGGTCCCGTCAGCGCGTTGTCACGGCACTGACCAGTTACGGACTCAGGCGGCCCGTCGACCAGATCGGCCAGTACGCCCAGTTTACCGATGAACTGACCCGCCGCCTGGCCGACCGGTGCTTCCACGACCACGAAACACGCGTCCAGCTGGTCGGCGGACTGGCCGGACGGCTCCAGGCCCTCAGCCCGCTCTCCGTCCTGGAACGCGGATACGCCGTGTGCCAGCGCGCGTCGGACGGGCGCATCGTCCGCGACGCGGATGAACTCAGCGTCGACGACCGCGTGAACGTACGCCTGCGCAAGGGCGAAGCGTTCTGCCGGGTCGAGCACCTCCATGACGGGGCGGAACCGACTGAGGCCGCCCGGGGGAAACGGCGCGAGGAAGCTCCGGCCACATTCGGCCTGTTCGATGATTCGAATACCACCGAAACTGCCTGACCGACGGGATACCGAGGATGAACGATAAGGAAAAACCTACTTTCGAGGAGGCGCTGAAGCGCCTCGAGCACATCGTCGAACGCATGGAACAGGGCGATCTCCCGCTGGATGAATCACTCGCCCTCTTCCAGGAGGGCATCGAGCTTTCCCGGATCTGCACCCGGCAGCTGAACGCGGCGGACGAACACGTGCGCAAGCTGGTGCGCGTGGAGAACGGCCGGTTCGTCATCGAGCCCTTCGAACCGGAATCGCCGCCCAGCCAGGGCAACGACCTGCAGTTCTAGATTCCGAACCAGATGAATGGCGTCGTATATGACCGATACCCCGGGGAAGCAGGACTTCCTCGACGCGCTGGCCATACGCAAGGAATGGGTGCGCGAGTACCTGGAGGCTGACCGCCGTAAAGTCCTGTTCGTCCCGGAGGACATACACGACGGGGTGTTCAGCTACCTGAAGGCGTCCGGCAAGGTGCTTCGTCCCTGCGTGCTCTACTTCTCCTGCGGCGCCGTGGGCGGCCGGGAGCGGTCCGCAACACCCGCGGCGGTCGCGGTGGAACTGTTCCATACCTGGACCATCGTGCATGACGACATCATGGACCGGGACGCGCTGCGGCGCGGCACGCCCACCGTCCACGAGGAGTTCCGGCGGCGGGCACTGGCCGGCGGGGCTTTCGACGAAAGGGAAGCCGCCCACTACGGCCTGTCCATCGGGATCATGACCGGCGAGGTCCAGCACGGGTGGGCTACCGGACTCCTGACCGAACTGTACGACGCGGACGCGGACAACGACGAGGTGGTGATCGAACTCATCCGCTACCTGGAGACGGAAGTTCTCCTGGCCCTCGTCGGCGGACAGGCGCTGGACATTCAGTACGCCAAGGCGCCCATGGACAGCCTGGACGAAGCGGCCGTGATCGACATGTTCTGGCGAAAAACCGGCGCGCTCTATGCCTTCGCGGGCGCGGCCGGCGCGATGATCGGCCTGAATACGCCGGATCGGAACCACCCCATGGTGCGGGCGATTTCATCGTTCACCGGCGAGTGCGGCGTGGCCTTCCAGCTGCAGGACGACATCCTGGGCCTGACGGCCGACGAGGCCACGCTGGGGAAACCGGTGTGCTCCGACCTCCGGGAAGGCAAGCGCACGCTGCTGCTCGTCCACACCTACCACAAGGCTTCGCCCGCCGAGCGGCGGTTTCTGCTCGACGTCGTCGGAAAACCGGGGGCTACTGACGAGCAGATCGCGGAAGTCCGCGATCTCATCCTGGCCCACGGCGGTCTCGACCACGCCCGGACGCTCATGGAACGCCGCGTGGCCGATGCCATTCGAAATCTCGACGCGATTCCCGACTCTTCTTATAAGGGGTACCTGGTCAACTGGGCGGAGTACCTGATCGGAAGGACCTTCTGATGCATCGCGTGGGCATCATCGCCAATCCGGCACGGCCCGTGGTCGCCGGACTGATACCGGAACTCGTTCGGCTGATAACGTCGCGGTCCGGTAAGCCGACGCTCGCGGCCGACCTGGCGGCCACGGCCGGCGAGGCAGTAGCCCGCAGGGAGTGCGTGGTCGTGGATTCGGACGAACGCGCGGTGGAAGACGTCGACTGGGTCATCGCCATCGGGGGGGACGGCACGCTGCTCAAGACCGCGCGCCTGGTGGGCGCTTCCGGCACCCCCATTCTCGGCATCAATTCCGGAAAGCTCGGATTCATGATGCAGACGACGCCCGGCGATCTCGACGACGCCCTCGAACGCGTCTTCGACGGACGGTACACGCTGGACAAGCGACTGGTCCTGCAGGGACGGATCGCGAACAGCGCGTTTTCGGCGCTGAACGATATCGTAATCGACAAGGGCGCGATCTGCCGGGTCATCGAACTGGGCATCTATATCAATGACGAATACGTCAACGATGTCATGGCCGACGGTCTGATCGTGTCGACCCCGACCGGTTCCACGGCCTATTCGCTGGCGGCGGGAGGCCCGATTCTGGCGCCCGACATGGAAGCGATCGTCGTGTCGCCCATTTGTCCCCATACGCTTTCCAACCGCGCCATGGTGCTCGCCGCGCGGGACCGCATCCGGATCGAAGTCCGGGCGGACCATCCCGATCTCCTGCTCACCGTGGACGGCCAGGAGAACGTGGTGATCCAGCCAGGCAGCACGGTCGAGCTTTACCGGGCGGACCACACCATACACCTGATCCGGTTCACGGACCGTTCCTTTTACGATGTCCTGCGCACGAAGCTGAAATGGGGGGAACGCTGAACAACCCGGTCCAGCCGTTCATGTTGTAGCCTATGCTCGCGAACCTGAGGGTCACAAACTACGCGCTCCTGGACAAGGTGGACATCGAGTTCACCCCCGGACTGAACGTGCTTACGGGTGAAACCGGCTCCGGGAAGTCCATCCTGATCGGCGCGCTGGGACTCATTCTCGGCGGCCGGGCCGCGTCGGACACCATACGGGGTGGTGCGAAGTCCGCGATCGTCGAGGGGCTGTTCGAAGGAGAGCGCGACCCGCAACTGCGGGACCTGCTGTCTGAGATCGGCGTGGACCCGGAGGAGGATGGGCTGATCATCCGGCGGGAGGTCAGCCGCGACGGGCGCAACCGGTGCACGATCAACGGCAGCCTGGTCACCGTTTCCGTCCTCAGGAGACTGGGCGTCCTGTTGGTCGACCTGCACGGACAGCACGATCACCAGACGCTGCTGAACCCGCGGACGCACCGGGACTTCCTGGACGGTTTCGAGGACGTGCGAACGCCGAAGCAGCACGTCGCCGAAGCCTACCGCCGGTTCACCGAACGGTCGGAGGCCCTGCGGCTGTTGGAGGAGGAACTCGCCGCCACCCGGGAACGGGAGGAACTCTACCGCTTCCAGCTCGACGAGCTCGAACAGGCGGACCTTTCGCCGGGGGAGGACGAGGAACTGGAGAGGGAGCGGGCCGTCCTGGAGCACGCGGAACAGTTGATCCGGGTCGCTTCCGAGGCTTCCGAGGCGCTCTCCGAGGGCGATGGAGCGTTCGTCGACGGTCTGGTCCGCGTCATCCGCGCGTTGGAGGAAGCGGAGCGCATCGACCCCTCGCTCGGCGAGGCCCTCGAAAGCGTGCGCACCGCGCGCTACCAACTCGACGACTGCACCGATTTCCTGCGGCGCTACCGCGACCGCGTCGAATACGACCCGGCGCGCCTGGAAGAGGTGCTGGACAGGCTGGATCTCATCGGGCGGCTCAAGCGGAAGTACGGCGCCACGCTCGAGGAGGTCGCGGCCCACCGCGCACGGATCGCCGGAGAACTGGAACGGATGGACACGGCCGACGAACGCCGGAACCGACTGAGCGAGGAAGTGGAAGCGGCCCGGCGTGACCTTGCCGAAAGAGCGAAGGCCCTGTCGGACCGGCGCAGACTGGTTGCCCACAAGCTGGAAGGCAGGGTCGTGGCGGAACTGGCGGAACTGGGCATGGGGAAGACGGGCTTCCAGGTCGGGATCACGTGGCAGGAGTCCGATGACGGCCCGCTGCGGATCGACGGACGCGGTTTCCGCGTGGACGCCCACGGGATGGACCGGATAGAATTCCTGATATCGCCCAATGCCGGAGAGGACCTGAAGCCGCTGGCGAGCATCGCATCCGGCGGCGAGATCTCCCGCATCATGCTGGCGCTGAAGGTGATCCTGGCCGAATCCGACCGCATGCCGACGCTGATATTCGACGAACTGGACATCGGGATCGGAGGCCGCATCGCCGAATCGGTCGGTCATCGACTGAAGCTGCTTTCCAGGGACCACCAGGTGCTGTGCATCACCCATCTTCACCAGGTGGCCTGCTGGGGCCGTACGCATTTCACCGTGCAAAAGCAATCGGCCCGCGGCAGGTCGATCACGCTGGTCGATCACCTGGACGAGGACGGACGGGTCAGGGAAATCGCGCGCATGCTGGCCGGGGAGACGGTGGACGCCATGGCCCTTTCCCACGCCCGCGAGATGCTGCGTCGCACGGCGGTCGTGTGAACCAATTGATCCCGCGAAGGACGGCGGCATGAGTCCGGATTCCGAAGGGAACGGAAGCACGGGACGGTTCTGGACACCGCCCAATATCCTGTCCCTTTCGCGCATCGCCGCCGTTCCGTTCATCTACTGGAGTTTCGCCGGGGATGCGCGCCTGGCCCTGTACGTACTCGTCGGGTGCGCCTTTCTGACGGACGCGGCCGACGGTTACCTGGCGCGCCGCTTCCGCTGGGCATCCCGATGGGGGCTGGTACTCGACCCGCTGGCCGATAAGGTCCTGGTCGGCAGCCTGTCGGTCTTTCTGGTCCTGTTCCGGGAATTCCCGCTCTGGGCGGCCGCGCTGATCATCGCTCGCGACCTGTCCATTCTGATTGCGGGCGCGTACCTGTATCTCAAGCCCGGGAACGTGGTCCTGCCGGCCGACCGGGTCGGCAAGCTGACCACCCTGGCCATGGGCGTCGCGCTGGCCCTCTACGTGGTGGAGTGGCAGCCGTACGGAACGTGGGCTCTCTGGGCGGCCCTCTGCTGCGTGGTCGGATCGGGCCTGCACTACATCCTGGAATTCGCGCGGCGGGAAAGAACGGTCACATGAATCGCGGGGCATCGAAATGGGCGGTCACCGGTTGGCATCACCTGTCGTTCGAGCGGCCCGAAGACTGGAGCATCGGCGCGGTATCGGGCGATTTTACGACGGGCTATCTGCGGCTCGACGACACGGAGATGCCCCGTTTCGAGCTGAGATGGGAGCGCACGCGCGGTCGGGAAGCGCCCGATCAGGTGGTCGCGAGGTATCTCAAGAACCTCACCGGAAAGGGCGGGAAGAAGGCGCCGCCCGTCAAGATCCGGCGCGACCTGGCGCTCATCAAGGACGAATCCGTACTGGCGGAACGGACGGTGGAGGGGTTTCACTGGCGGACGGAAGGACCCGAGCCCCTGCAGGCCTACGGCTGCCTGTGGATGTGCGAAACCTGCGGCCGCACGGTCTTCGCCCAGGTCCTCGGACGGGGGGGAGAGTCCATGATGACCCGGGCCTCGAGACTGCTGAGCACCCTGGACGACCATGCGCGCGGCGACACCGCCACCTGGGCCGTGTACGGGCTGCGCATCGAGCTGCCGTCCGACTGCGTCCTGAAGCAACACTCCTTCATGACGGGCCGTATCGAGTTGACTTTCCAGCGCGGCGGCGCCAGATTGGAACTGATACGGATGAGCCTTGCCGAAATGCACCTGGAGGGCCGGACGTTCCCGGACTGGTTCCAGGACACCTATAGCAGCGAAATCGACGTCTGGATCGACGATGCCGGTTCCACGGGCGGACATCCGTCCATCGGCGGGACGGGCCAGGGCGTGGATCCCGAGACGGTGCACAGCCGCATGGCGTGGCTGCCGTGGCGGCGACCGCGAAAAAAACCATTGAGTTGTCGCGGCTGGCATTGTATCGATGGCAATAGGATATACGTGCTGCGACACCTGGACGAATCGCACCGGCCCGAGTTTCTGGATGAAATAGCCGGTACGGTGGTCTGCCACTGATCTCGGGGTCGTAACCATGCAATTGTTTCGAAAGAAGCCGCCCCCGCTGCCCCGAAGGGAGTTGTTGCGCGCGAAGCCGGTTCGCAATGAGAAGCTGACCTGCGAGGAGAACTCCGACGGGGAGATCGTGCTGGGCATTCCGAGGCGCAAGACCTGGTGGATCAACACCATGTCCCGGATGTTCTACGTGCCGAGCCGGCGGACGGTGGTGCTGGACCGGATCGGTTCGTTCCTCTGGGGGTTGTGTGACGGGCAAAATACGGTAGACCACGTCATATCGACGATCCGGACCGAATACAAGCTGGAACGCAAGGAAGCGGAGGTCTCCACGCTGACGTACCTGAAACAACTCACGGAGAAGGGGTTGATCGGGCTGGCCGTGGCAAACAGAAAAGGAGATAGGAACGCATGACGACGGAATCGACCGCGACGGCCGGCACGACGGAGAAACAGATATCGCTGCCTCTGTCCAAGGCGATCGAAATCAGTTTCCGCAGCCTGAGGATCCGGTTCTGGCGGTCGCTGATCACGATCGGAGGCATCTTCTTCGGCATCGCCTTTCTCATGTCCATCCTGACCAGCGCCTCCATCAATGAAGCGCTCGTGGAAGGCGGTTCCCCCCAGGTCCGGGCATTGCTGGAACAGAAGGGCGCGGACGGCGATTCTGCGACGCAGCAGGTATGGCTTGTTTCCCTCTCTCTGCTCGTGTGCGTCGTCGGCATCACCAACGCCATGCTGATGTCAGTGACCGAAAGGTACCGTGAAATCGGAACCATGAAGTGCCTGGGGGCCCTGGACAAGTTCATCATTCAACTTTTCGTGCTGGAGTCCACCTTCCAGGGACTGGTCGGATCGGTAGGCGGGGTCATCATGGGCTGCCTGTTCATGCTGATCTCGATGATGACCTCTTATGGATGGGATCCCCTGGTGCTGTTTCCGGTACTGGAGGTGGCCCAGAGCGGCCTGTATTCGCTGGGAGCCGGACTGGGGCTCGCCATCATCGGCGCGCTGTACCCCGCGTACCGGGCATCCCAGATGCCGCCGGCCGACGCCATGCGCACGGAAGTCTGACGAGGGCATACCACCGGAACAACTTGCTGGATGGAATCAAACCGGAAAGTCGACCTGAAAGGGGCGGGAAATGACTGAAGAGCAGACCGCGGTAATGGACGCGCCGGATACCGAAACCCAGAATATCGTGCGCACCCGCGGGGTCAAGCGGGTGTACCAGATGGGCAAGCTCTCCCTGGAGGCGCTCAAGGGCATCGACATGGAGGTCCAGCGCGGGGAGTACATCTCCATCATGGGCCCGTCGGGCTCGGGCAAGTCCACCCTGTTCAACATGATCGGCGCGCTGGACAAGCCCACGGAGGGCAAGGTCTATATCGACGAGGTCGACGTCGCCCAACTGGACGCCTACGAACTGGCCTGGCTGCGGTGCCGCAAGATCGGCTACATCTTTCAGACCTTCAACCTGATCCCGGTCATGACCGCCCTGGAGAACGTCACCTTGCCGATGATTTTCGCCGGCCTGGCGACGGACGAGGCCATCGACAAAGGCGTCGATCTGCTGACGCTGGTGGGGCTCGGCGAACGGGTCCAGCACAAGCCGCTGGAACTGTCCGGCGGGCAGCAGCAGCGCGTCGCCGTGGCCCGCGCACTGGCCAACGATCCGGCCATCGTCCTCGCGGACGAGCCCACGGGCAACCTGGACCGGAAGACGGGACGGGAGATCATCGAGCTGTTGCGGGAACTGAACCAGGAAAAGCAGGTGACGATCATTTCGGCGACCCACGATCTGAAGATGCTGGACGTTTCAGACCGCATCCTGTGGGTGCAGGACGGCAGGATCACCAAGAATCAGCGGCGCGAGGAACTGGATCTGGACCTTGGCCAGATCGGCGCCGAAGAGGAATAACCCGGCATTTCCGCGAGCCGGACGCGCGAGCCGGACATAAAGTCGCCTCGACTCGGGTCCGCCGGTATCAGGCGACGCCCGCTCCGCAGCACTTCTTGTACTTCTTCCCACTGCCGCAGGGACAGGGCGCGTTGCGGCCGATTTTCTGTTCGACCCTGACCGGACGGGACGGGTCCCTGTCGGAGTGGCCGCCGCGCCGTCCGGCCTGCCTTGACCGACCGGACCGTCCGCGTTGCTGGACGCCGGCTTCCGCGTCGGGATCTTCCGTGGCCGTGCCGGCCATGCCGGCCATGGCCGGGGCTTCCTGGTGAATCGCCCGCATATTGGTCGGGGTTTCCTGGCGCGGCATGCGCGTTTCGGCCAGTTCGGCATTGAAGACGGTCTTGACGATCTCCTCGTCCAGCCGGTCCCACAACTCCTCGAACATGGCGTAGGCTTCCTTCTTGTACTGGATCAGGGGATCCAGTTGCCCGTACGCGCGCAGGCCGATGCCCTCCCGCATCCGGTCGATTTCGTACAGGTGCTCCTGCCAGGCGTTGTCGATGACGTGCAGGGTGGCGAAGCGCTCCAGGTCGCGCATCAGTTCCGGCGAAGGCGCCAGGGTCGTTTCCTTCCGCTCGTAGGATTCGAGCATCTTCTCGTTGGCCAGTTCAACCAGTGATTCCACGTTTAGATCCGCCATTTCCTCCTCGGCCACGGCCACGGCCACGTGGAAATTCCGGGCCAGGTCGCCGCTCAGCCCGTCCAGGTCCCAGTCCTCGGGATAGGTCTTGGGATCGGTGTATTCCGCCACCTTCCTTTCCGCCACGCCGCGGATCATCTCGACGACGTCTTCCCTGAGGTTCTTGCGCTCCAGGGCGAGCAGGCGGCGGTCGTACACGGCCTCGCGCTGCTGGTTCATGACGTTGTCGTATTCGAGCACGTGCTTCCGCATGTCGAAATGCTGGGCCTCCACCCGCTTCTGGGCCCGTTCGATGGATCGGGTCACCATGGAGTGCTCGATCACTTCTCCGTCCGGTATCTTCAGTCGGTCCATTACGGAGGCGATGCGCTCGGAGCCGAAGAGTCGCATCAGGTCGTCCTCGAGCGAGAGGTAGAACCGCGACGAACCCGGGTCCCCCTGGCGTCCGGAACGTCCGCGGAGCTGGCGG
The Gemmatimonadota bacterium DNA segment above includes these coding regions:
- the xseA gene encoding exodeoxyribonuclease VII large subunit, coding for MNEDDNSVLTVTELTAGIKSLLEESFPYVSVSGEISNYKRHSSGHAYFSLKDDRSQLRCVMWRSANRKLTFEPEDGMEVLARGALSVYDVQGQYQLVAQQLKPVGAGALQAAFERLKAKLEKEGLFREEHKQALPSFPERVGVVTSASGAAIRDIIQVLRRRAPWVSIILRPAPVQGEGAAAEIAAAIEELNDYGAVDVLIVGRGGGSVEDLWAFNEEAVVRAVFQSRIPVVSAVGHETDYTLTDFAADLRAPTPSGAAEIVVRDLRELKDRSEAVLRRLCGSMTGYLDRSRQRVVTALTSYGLRRPVDQIGQYAQFTDELTRRLADRCFHDHETRVQLVGGLAGRLQALSPLSVLERGYAVCQRASDGRIVRDADELSVDDRVNVRLRKGEAFCRVEHLHDGAEPTEAARGKRREEAPATFGLFDDSNTTETA
- the xseB gene encoding exodeoxyribonuclease VII small subunit, with amino-acid sequence MNDKEKPTFEEALKRLEHIVERMEQGDLPLDESLALFQEGIELSRICTRQLNAADEHVRKLVRVENGRFVIEPFEPESPPSQGNDLQF
- a CDS encoding polyprenyl synthetase family protein; its protein translation is MASYMTDTPGKQDFLDALAIRKEWVREYLEADRRKVLFVPEDIHDGVFSYLKASGKVLRPCVLYFSCGAVGGRERSATPAAVAVELFHTWTIVHDDIMDRDALRRGTPTVHEEFRRRALAGGAFDEREAAHYGLSIGIMTGEVQHGWATGLLTELYDADADNDEVVIELIRYLETEVLLALVGGQALDIQYAKAPMDSLDEAAVIDMFWRKTGALYAFAGAAGAMIGLNTPDRNHPMVRAISSFTGECGVAFQLQDDILGLTADEATLGKPVCSDLREGKRTLLLVHTYHKASPAERRFLLDVVGKPGATDEQIAEVRDLILAHGGLDHARTLMERRVADAIRNLDAIPDSSYKGYLVNWAEYLIGRTF
- a CDS encoding NAD(+) kinase (catalyzes the phosphorylation of NAD to NADP), with protein sequence MHRVGIIANPARPVVAGLIPELVRLITSRSGKPTLAADLAATAGEAVARRECVVVDSDERAVEDVDWVIAIGGDGTLLKTARLVGASGTPILGINSGKLGFMMQTTPGDLDDALERVFDGRYTLDKRLVLQGRIANSAFSALNDIVIDKGAICRVIELGIYINDEYVNDVMADGLIVSTPTGSTAYSLAAGGPILAPDMEAIVVSPICPHTLSNRAMVLAARDRIRIEVRADHPDLLLTVDGQENVVIQPGSTVELYRADHTIHLIRFTDRSFYDVLRTKLKWGER
- the recN gene encoding DNA repair protein RecN, translated to MLANLRVTNYALLDKVDIEFTPGLNVLTGETGSGKSILIGALGLILGGRAASDTIRGGAKSAIVEGLFEGERDPQLRDLLSEIGVDPEEDGLIIRREVSRDGRNRCTINGSLVTVSVLRRLGVLLVDLHGQHDHQTLLNPRTHRDFLDGFEDVRTPKQHVAEAYRRFTERSEALRLLEEELAATREREELYRFQLDELEQADLSPGEDEELERERAVLEHAEQLIRVASEASEALSEGDGAFVDGLVRVIRALEEAERIDPSLGEALESVRTARYQLDDCTDFLRRYRDRVEYDPARLEEVLDRLDLIGRLKRKYGATLEEVAAHRARIAGELERMDTADERRNRLSEEVEAARRDLAERAKALSDRRRLVAHKLEGRVVAELAELGMGKTGFQVGITWQESDDGPLRIDGRGFRVDAHGMDRIEFLISPNAGEDLKPLASIASGGEISRIMLALKVILAESDRMPTLIFDELDIGIGGRIAESVGHRLKLLSRDHQVLCITHLHQVACWGRTHFTVQKQSARGRSITLVDHLDEDGRVREIARMLAGETVDAMALSHAREMLRRTAVV
- a CDS encoding CDP-alcohol phosphatidyltransferase family protein, encoding MSPDSEGNGSTGRFWTPPNILSLSRIAAVPFIYWSFAGDARLALYVLVGCAFLTDAADGYLARRFRWASRWGLVLDPLADKVLVGSLSVFLVLFREFPLWAAALIIARDLSILIAGAYLYLKPGNVVLPADRVGKLTTLAMGVALALYVVEWQPYGTWALWAALCCVVGSGLHYILEFARRERTVT
- a CDS encoding PqqD family protein; amino-acid sequence: MQLFRKKPPPLPRRELLRAKPVRNEKLTCEENSDGEIVLGIPRRKTWWINTMSRMFYVPSRRTVVLDRIGSFLWGLCDGQNTVDHVISTIRTEYKLERKEAEVSTLTYLKQLTEKGLIGLAVANRKGDRNA
- a CDS encoding FtsX-like permease family protein, whose amino-acid sequence is MTTESTATAGTTEKQISLPLSKAIEISFRSLRIRFWRSLITIGGIFFGIAFLMSILTSASINEALVEGGSPQVRALLEQKGADGDSATQQVWLVSLSLLVCVVGITNAMLMSVTERYREIGTMKCLGALDKFIIQLFVLESTFQGLVGSVGGVIMGCLFMLISMMTSYGWDPLVLFPVLEVAQSGLYSLGAGLGLAIIGALYPAYRASQMPPADAMRTEV
- a CDS encoding ABC transporter ATP-binding protein; amino-acid sequence: MDAPDTETQNIVRTRGVKRVYQMGKLSLEALKGIDMEVQRGEYISIMGPSGSGKSTLFNMIGALDKPTEGKVYIDEVDVAQLDAYELAWLRCRKIGYIFQTFNLIPVMTALENVTLPMIFAGLATDEAIDKGVDLLTLVGLGERVQHKPLELSGGQQQRVAVARALANDPAIVLADEPTGNLDRKTGREIIELLRELNQEKQVTIISATHDLKMLDVSDRILWVQDGRITKNQRREELDLDLGQIGAEEE